One Cryptomeria japonica chromosome 9, Sugi_1.0, whole genome shotgun sequence genomic window carries:
- the LOC131054153 gene encoding histone H2A, which translates to MESGGAKGGRGGRKGGVKKKSVSRSVKAGLQFPVGRLARLLKKGRYAKRVGSGAPIYIAAVMEYLAAEVLELAGNAARDNKKKTINPRHLLLAIRNDEELGKLLSGVTIAHGGVLPNIQQVLLPKKPASDKEPKSPKK; encoded by the coding sequence ATGGAGTCAGGAGGTGCAaagggagggagaggagggagaaaGGGTGGAGTGAAGAAGAAAAGTGTTTCAAGGTCTGTCAAGGCAGGGCTTCAATTTCCTGTTGGCAGACTGGCCAGGCTTCTGAAAAAGGGCAGATATGCTAAGAGAGTTGGATCTGGTGCCCCCATTTATATTGCTGCTGTAATGGAGTACTTGGCAGCAGAAGTGCTGGAGCTTGCTGGTAATGCTGCTAGGGACAACAAGAAGAAGACAATAAACCCTAGGCATCTTCTGCTCGCAATCAGGAATGATGAAGAATTGGGGAAGTTGTTGAGCGGCGTTACCATTGCCCATGGAGGAGTTCTGCCAAACATACAACAGGTGCTTCTTCCCAAGAAGCCCGCTTCTGATAAGGAGCCCAAATCTCCCAAGAAGTAA